The following coding sequences lie in one Rhodospirillaceae bacterium genomic window:
- a CDS encoding FAD-binding oxidoreductase: MSQLQKLSKVDFGSSEKVIEILKEYFGDRLTTSVAVRERHGTDESFHAPRSPDAVVFACKTEDVQYAVEVCAKHQVPIIAYGTGTSLEGHVAALYGGICIDLSQMNEVVAVNSEDLDCTVQAGVTRKQLNEYLRDMGLFFPVDPGADASIGGMASTRASGTNAVRYGTMREAVMSLKVVLADGRIIHTATRSRKSSAGYDLTRLFVGSEGTLGIITEITLRLHGIPEAISAAVCSFPSIDDAVGSVIETIQLGIPVARIELLDDVTMRGVNSFSKTDYPVSHTLFYEFHGSQTTVEEHSRQAQEIASGFGGGDFNWETKAEDRNRLWQARHDALYAMNALRPGSKPMVTDVCVPISQLAQCISETKVDIEGSSIMAPIAGHAGDGNFHVVYLVDTDSPDELKEAGGMHDRLVARALALGGTCTGEHGIGYGKIDFLNSELGEGVGVMRSIKLALDPSNIMNPGKIINV; encoded by the coding sequence ATGTCGCAGTTACAAAAGCTAAGCAAGGTAGATTTTGGTTCGTCAGAAAAAGTTATTGAGATTCTGAAGGAGTATTTTGGTGACCGGTTGACTACTTCCGTTGCTGTCCGAGAGCGCCATGGGACTGACGAGTCGTTCCACGCACCTCGAAGTCCTGACGCCGTGGTATTTGCTTGCAAAACCGAAGATGTACAGTATGCCGTTGAAGTGTGCGCGAAGCACCAAGTTCCCATAATTGCATACGGCACAGGCACCTCCCTAGAGGGGCATGTAGCAGCGTTGTATGGGGGGATATGCATTGATCTGTCTCAGATGAATGAGGTAGTTGCAGTAAATTCCGAAGATCTTGATTGTACGGTGCAGGCTGGTGTTACCCGTAAACAGTTGAACGAGTACTTGAGAGACATGGGGTTATTTTTCCCTGTTGATCCTGGGGCGGATGCTTCAATTGGCGGTATGGCGTCGACCCGTGCAAGTGGAACCAACGCAGTACGGTATGGGACCATGCGGGAGGCTGTGATGTCATTAAAAGTGGTTTTGGCAGATGGCAGGATTATCCACACAGCTACTAGGAGCAGAAAATCTTCAGCTGGGTATGATTTAACCAGGCTATTTGTAGGGTCTGAAGGGACATTGGGTATAATTACAGAAATCACGCTGCGACTTCACGGTATACCCGAGGCTATTTCTGCGGCAGTCTGCTCCTTCCCCTCAATAGATGATGCGGTAGGTTCGGTAATAGAAACTATTCAGTTGGGAATCCCGGTAGCCCGAATTGAATTGCTAGATGATGTGACCATGAGAGGAGTTAACTCCTTTTCAAAAACTGATTATCCAGTATCTCACACCTTATTTTACGAGTTTCATGGAAGCCAAACTACCGTTGAAGAGCATTCCAGGCAGGCTCAGGAAATAGCTTCTGGCTTTGGTGGCGGGGATTTTAATTGGGAAACCAAGGCAGAGGATAGAAATCGCTTGTGGCAGGCGCGGCATGACGCGCTCTACGCTATGAATGCACTGCGACCTGGTTCAAAACCAATGGTGACCGATGTGTGCGTTCCCATTTCCCAGTTGGCACAATGTATTAGCGAAACTAAGGTTGACATAGAGGGCTCGTCAATAATGGCTCCTATAGCGGGACATGCAGGCGATGGAAATTTCCATGTAGTATATTTGGTTGACACCGATTCGCCCGATGAGTTGAAGGAAGCGGGAGGTATGCACGACAGGCTAGTCGCCAGGGCGCTTGCACTCGGAGGGACTTGTACGGGAGAGCATGGTATAGGATATGGGAAAATTGACTTTCTTAATTCGGAACTTGGTGAGGGGGTAGGTGTGATGCGTTCCATTAAACTCGCGTTAGATCCAAGTAATATTATGAATCCAGGAAAAATCATAAATGTTTAG
- a CDS encoding thioesterase-like protein encodes MSQKTDDNGPLQVHREQVQKQWIDYNGHLNMAYYLLLFDHATDAFFDVIGLGENYSNQTDGTTFTLEGHISYLQEVREGDQLRFDTFVFDYDQKRIHYAHTMHHESENFMAATNELVTLHVSQSKRRAAPIPDTALEYLNRLKNSHQNLEKPPGLSRTMGLQQKKYL; translated from the coding sequence ATGTCTCAAAAAACAGATGATAATGGACCTCTTCAAGTTCATAGAGAACAAGTCCAGAAACAATGGATAGACTACAATGGGCACCTCAATATGGCCTATTACCTACTACTGTTTGACCATGCCACAGACGCCTTCTTCGATGTCATAGGTTTAGGAGAAAATTATTCGAACCAAACTGATGGGACTACGTTTACCTTGGAAGGGCATATTAGCTACTTACAAGAAGTAAGAGAGGGCGATCAACTGAGGTTTGATACATTTGTCTTTGACTATGATCAAAAACGAATACACTACGCCCATACCATGCACCACGAATCTGAAAATTTTATGGCGGCTACCAACGAACTAGTAACACTCCACGTCAGCCAATCAAAGCGAAGAGCAGCTCCTATACCGGACACCGCCTTAGAGTACCTGAATAGGCTAAAAAACAGCCACCAGAACCTGGAGAAGCCACCCGGACTTAGTCGAACAATGGGATTGCAGCAAAAAAAATACTTATAG
- a CDS encoding NADPH-dependent FMN reductase, whose protein sequence is MVNKRSPKIIAFSGSSRDKSWNKKLVTIAGNGARSAGAEVTSIDLADFPMPLYNGXIEEXQGLPSAAQEIKSLMIKCDGFLIASPEYNGGYSALLKNTIDWISRPVAGEERLRAFAGKKAVIMSASPGALGGVRGLTQLRQILTNIQMIVLPDQASIPDAHNAFKDDGALSEESQHQRILDLGVKLTLFIQKLN, encoded by the coding sequence ATCGTGAACAAAAGATCACCAAAGATTATTGCGTTTTCCGGAAGCAGTAGAGATAAATCCTGGAACAAGAAACTTGTAACTATCGCGGGCAATGGAGCAAGGAGCGCTGGTGCCGAAGTAACAAGCATAGACTTAGCCGATTTTCCAATGCCCCTATACAATGGAGANATAGAAGAGNAGCAGGGCTTGCCTAGTGCAGCTCAGGAAATAAAATCTCTCATGATCAAATGTGATGGTTTTCTAATTGCCTCTCCTGAATACAATGGTGGGTATTCGGCGCTACTGAAGAATACCATCGATTGGATATCTCGACCGGTTGCCGGAGAAGAACGGCTCAGGGCCTTTGCTGGCAAAAAAGCGGTGATAATGAGCGCTTCGCCAGGGGCTCTTGGCGGCGTAAGGGGGCTCACCCAACTTCGGCAGATACTAACCAACATCCAGATGATAGTCCTCCCTGATCAAGCATCCATCCCTGACGCCCACAACGCCTTTAAGGACGATGGAGCCCTCAGTGAAGAGTCGCAACACCAGAGGATCTTGGATCTAGGCGTTAAACTTACATTGTTTATCCAGAAACTTAACTAA
- a CDS encoding carboxypeptidase M32: MGTGKPSSYAELEDRFSRISLVRESSAILSWDWATMMPVGAARARAAQLAELEKTSHERLVDPQIEDLLARAEQEPDVQSDMWLASNLAQMRQQWMHANALSSKFVESLATTTSACELAWRSARESANFSEIIPQFSAVVDLVRQKAFSLSESFGVSPYDCLLHQYEQNLTERDVDSLFSDLLEFLPSVLCRALEEQGKPRSFNGRFPLVAQEALNRKIMGIIGFPFDSGRLDTSHHPFSGGGPEDLRITTRYDDKDFTSSFMAVLHETGHALYEYGLPARWRGQPVGEALGMVIHESQSLLIEMQVCRSKEFVELITPHIREAFEGHFLNLDEDQLRAVLCKVEPGCIRVEADEVTYPFHIILXYRLERLLIDGELKVEDLPTAWREGMRELLDIEPVDDAAGCLQDIHWYGGDFGYFPTYTLGAIAAAQLFSAAVMKNTDILSSIRTGNFKPLLQWLDVNVHSLGCSLSAFSLIEKATDAPLSTKSFEKHLRARYC; the protein is encoded by the coding sequence ATGGGAACGGGTAAGCCAAGTTCTTATGCGGAATTAGAAGATAGATTCTCCCGGATTTCTCTAGTGCGGGAGAGTAGCGCTATACTTTCTTGGGACTGGGCTACAATGATGCCAGTAGGGGCAGCGAGGGCAAGGGCGGCCCAGCTTGCGGAACTAGAAAAGACTTCCCATGAACGTCTGGTAGACCCTCAAATAGAGGATCTTTTGGCCCGCGCAGAGCAGGAGCCGGATGTCCAATCAGATATGTGGTTGGCCTCCAACTTAGCTCAAATGAGGCAGCAGTGGATGCACGCGAATGCGTTGTCATCAAAGTTCGTAGAATCACTTGCTACAACTACTTCTGCGTGTGAGTTGGCTTGGCGCTCGGCTCGTGAAAGTGCAAATTTTTCTGAGATTATCCCGCAGTTCTCTGCAGTAGTGGACTTGGTGCGCCAAAAGGCTTTTTCTTTATCTGAAAGTTTTGGCGTGAGCCCATATGATTGTTTGCTGCACCAATACGAACAAAATTTGACAGAGCGTGATGTTGATAGCTTGTTTTCAGACCTTTTGGAATTTCTTCCAAGCGTTCTTTGCAGGGCTTTGGAGGAGCAGGGTAAGCCGAGGTCGTTCAATGGACGCTTCCCGCTTGTAGCTCAGGAAGCTCTCAACAGGAAAATTATGGGTATCATTGGGTTTCCTTTTGATAGTGGGCGACTAGACACAAGCCATCATCCGTTTTCAGGAGGTGGTCCCGAGGATCTGCGAATTACTACCCGTTATGATGATAAAGATTTTACTTCTTCCTTCATGGCGGTATTGCATGAGACGGGTCACGCTTTATATGAATACGGGCTCCCAGCAAGGTGGAGGGGCCAGCCAGTAGGAGAGGCCCTTGGGATGGTTATCCATGAGAGCCAATCGCTCCTTATAGAGATGCAGGTATGTCGCTCTAAAGAGTTTGTTGAGCTAATCACACCTCATATTCGAGAAGCGTTCGAGGGCCATTTTCTCAATCTAGATGAAGATCAACTCAGGGCCGTTCTCTGCAAGGTAGAGCCGGGATGTATAAGAGTAGAGGCTGATGAGGTGACATATCCTTTTCATATTATATTGAGNTATAGGCTCGAGAGGTTATTGATTGATGGGGAGTTGAAGGTTGAAGATTTGCCAACTGCGTGGCGGGAAGGAATGAGAGAGTTGCTGGACATTGAACCAGTGGATGATGCCGCCGGGTGTTTGCAAGACATTCATTGGTACGGGGGAGATTTTGGCTATTTCCCCACTTATACCTTGGGTGCTATAGCAGCAGCGCAGCTATTTTCTGCTGCGGTGATGAAAAATACAGATATATTGTCCAGTATTCGCACAGGCAACTTTAAACCTTTGTTGCAATGGTTGGATGTTAATGTCCATTCGTTAGGATGCTCATTATCAGCATTTTCCTTGATTGAAAAAGCAACAGATGCTCCCTTGTCAACCAAGTCATTTGAGAAGCACCTTCGGGCTCGCTATTGCTAA